The window ATGAAAAATATACGCAATTTCTCTATTATTGCTCATATAGACCATGGAAAGTCAACTTTATCTGATTGTTTTATAAAAATATGTGGTGGTTTAAGTCACTATAAAATGGCAGATAAAGTACTAGATTCTATGGATTTAGAGCGTGAGCGCGGCATTACGATTAAATCACGAAGTGTAATGCTCAAATATAAGGCACTTAACGGTCAGTATTATCAATTAAATTTTATTGATACTCCGGGACATGTAGACTTTTTTTATGAAGTTTCCCGTTCGTTGGCGGCATGTGAAGGAGCTCTACTGTTAGTGGATGCTGGACAAGGTGTTGAAGCACAGACGTTGTCTAATTGTTATACCGCACTAGAAATGAATTTAGAAGTAGTGCCTGTGTTGAATAAAATAGATTTACCTTCTGCTAATCCAGATCGTGTTGCTCAGGAAATAGAAGATATTATCGGTATTGACGCAACTGATACTGTACGCTGTTCTGCAAAAACAGGATTAGGTTTATTTAATGTGCTGGAAAGAGTAGTACGTGATATCCCCTCCCCTAAAGGGGATCCATCTATATCTTTACAAGCGTTAATTATCGATTCCTGGTTTGATAATTATTTAGGTGTAGTATCGTTAGTACGTATTAAAAATGGTACTCTCCGTAAAGGAGATAAACTCAAAGTAATGAGTACCGGTCAAATTTACTGCGCAGTCAGTATGGGGGTTTTTACCCCCAAACGTATCGAATTAGCTGTACTTAATTGCGGAGAAGTAGGTTGGCTGGTTTGTGCTATTAAAGATATCCACGGAGCTCCAGTTGGTGACACTTTAACTTTTGCACATCAACCGGCAGATAAGGTATTGCCAGGATTTAAAAAAGTAAAACCTCAAGTATACACTGGATTGTTTCCGATGAGTTCTGAAGACTATGAATTGTTTCGTGATGCTCTAAGTAAACTAAGCCTAAATGATGCTTCGTTATTTTATGAACCTGAAAATTCTACTGCGCTTGGCTTTGGTTTTCGCTGTGGTTTTCTGGGTCTTCTTCATATGGAAATTATCCAGGAGCGGCTAAAGCGTGAATATAATATTGATATCATTACTACTGCCCCTACAGTAATTTATGAAGTACTAACAACTGATAATAAGAAGATATATGTAGATAGTCCGTCTAAATTACCACCAATGAATAATATTGCTGAAATTCGTGAGCCTATTGCTGAATGTAATATGCTGCTACCGAAGCAGTATTTGGGTAGTATTATCAACCTCTGTATAGAAAAGCGAGGTGTGCAAATTAAGATGGTATATCACGGGAATCATATAGCGCTTACTTATAATATTCCTATGACAGAAGTAGTGTTTGATTTTTTTGACAGGATAAAATCTACCTCTCGTGGTTATGCCTCTTTAGATTATGGATTTAAGAAGTTCCAAAATTCAGATATGGTGCGAATAGATATATTAATTAATGGTCAAAGAGTAGATGCGTTATCCTTAATTATTCATCGAAATAACGCACTCTATCGTGGCAAAGAATTTGTGGATCAGCTTACAAAGCTGATTCCTCGTCAGCAGTTTGATATTATCATTCAAGCAGCAATTGGAAAAAATATTCTAGCCCGTTCCACAATTAAGCAAATGCGTAAAAATGTTATTGCTAAATGCTATGGTGGAGATGTAAGTAGGAAAAAAAAGTTATTGCAAAAACAGAAAGAAGGTAAAAAGCGCATGAAGCATGTGGGTAACGTTAAGCTTCCACAGGAAGCATTTTTAGCACTTTTGCAAGTAGGTAAAAATAAAAAACAATCCTAAGTAGAGATTGTATGAATGATATTTTTTCGTATTACTACACTTATCACTGTAAGTCTTTGGTTTCTAGCATGTTTTAAGCTATTATCATTCAGCTATTTGCTAAATACAATACTACCATCCAGCAACGTATTGAATTGTCAAAACTATTCCAAAATATTAAAAAATAATATTTAAAAAGATCATATCTAATACTATTTGCACGTTGGTGTTTCCAGTATTATTAGTGCGTTCATTTATTTGGGAACCGTTTCAAATCCCTTCAGGCATCGATGATGCCAACGCTATTAGTAGGTAATTTTATTTTAGTAAACAAATTTTATTATGGCATGAAAAACCCTATTACACAGAAAAAGCTCATTAAAAATAGTTCTCCTAAACGTGGAGATATTGTAGTTTTTAAATATCCACTAAATTAAAAACTTAATTATATTCAACGAGTTGTTGGATTTTCTTCCATAGTAAGAAAATGAAATTTTGCCACGATGTTATCGAATTATCATATTAAAAGAACTTCTAGCGAAGTTTGTACATATTTATTATAACCATCATAAAATTCTTAATAGCTTTATGCATATTCCTAATTATATTAATAACGGTATTCGTTTAAGACAAAATAAAGAATCATTAGGTAGCTTAGTGTATAATATTTTGACATTACCAGGACGATCAAATAAGTAATTATTACTCGCAGAAGAACAGCTGCTCTATAGCAACATTGGTTGTGCATATTTTATGATGGTAGATAACAGGGATAATAGCGCCGATAGCCGTTATTAGAGATTCGTACCAGAAAAAATATAGTTGGTAAAGCAACAATTATTTGGATGAGTTTTGATAAAATGAAAGATCAATGGCTACGATACTATTTAATCGCATTGGTAGTATTTATTAAATTATGTATTTTACGAAGCATTATCATGCTATGGTTGTTTACTCACAATAAAAATTAATGAAATATTAATATCATCTGATATAATGTTACGTATAGTTAAATAATTAAGAACATATGGATCTTACCTTAATAAATAGTCTCCAGAAAAAAATAGGTTATTATTTTCAACAACACGATCTGTTATTACAAGCATTAACGCACCGTAGTGCTAATATTAATCACAATGAACGATTAGAATTTTTAGGCGATTCTATCTTAAATTATGTTATTGCTAATGCAATTTATCAGCGTTTTCCTAACGCTGATGAAGGAAATATGAGCCGGATGCGAGCTACATTGGTACGTGGTAAGACACTTACAGAAATAGCTAAAGAATTAAATTTAGGTAATTGTTTACTTTTAGGGCCTGGAGAGCTTAAAAGTGGCGGTTTCTACCGTGACTCAATATTAGCTAATACAGTAGAAGCATTGTTTGGTAGCGTATTTTTAGATAGTGATATTAAAACAGTTGAAAAAATTATACTTAAATGGTATCAAACACGTTTAACTAAAATAATTCCCGGTGATACACAGAAAGATTCAAAGACAAGGTTGCAGGAATATCTTCAGAGACGTCACTTACCGTTACCTATATATATGATGGTACAAATACATGGCGATGCGCACGATCAAAATTTTATTATACATTGCCAGGTCAGTGGATTAATACAGACTGTAATAGGTAATGGGTTAAGCCGTCGTAAAGCTGAACAAAATGCAGCAAAACAAGCACTGAAACTTCTTAATATCGAATGAACCCTAAAAAAACTTATTGTGGTTTTGTAGCGATAGTAGGCCGACCTAATGTTGGTAAATCAACATTATTGAATAAACTATTAAAACAAAAAATTTCTATTACTTCAAACAAACAACAAACAACCCGCTATCAGATTATGGGTATTAATACCGATGATCCTTATCAAACCATCTATTTAGATACACCAGGTATGCATATTAAAGAAAAAAAAATGAATAGCATTGCTAGTAGTTCTATTAATAACGTAGAAATTGTTCTTTTTGTTGTTGAAGGTATAAAATGGATGGTAGACGATGAAATTGTCATTAATAAACTACAGCATATTAGCTGTCCTATAATTTTGGTAATAAATAAAATAGATAATGTCATTAATAAAAATAATTTATTGCCCTATATTAACTTACTTAGTAAGAAGATTAATTTTTATGATATTGTGCCAATATGCTCTAAAAATGGTATGAATATCAATATATTAGAAAATATTGTTCGCAAATTACTACCAGTATCAAAATACCAATTTCCTAAAAATTATATTACTGATAGATCTCTAAAATTTAGAGCATCAGAGATTATACGAGAAAAATTGATAAATTTTCTCAAACATGAGCTTCCTTATTCAATTACAGTAGCAATTGAAAAATTTAAATCTAATAATAGAGGAGAATATGATATACATGGATTGATTTTGGTAGCTAGAATTAGCCATAAAAAAATAGTTATAGGTAATAAAGGTAATAAAATTAAAATTATCAGTGTAAAATCTCGACAGGAGCTAGAAGTTATATTAGAGACGCCAGTTAATCTAAAACTTTGGGTACAAGTTAAATCAGGATGGATGGATAATGAATTTACTATTCAGCATAATTTTGATGATAAATAATTATTTTATCGTCAACAAAAAATTTATTGAAAATAATTCTTTACACATCGCAAAAGTATATATAAATTTACTGAAAATAGTTAAAGAGAAAACATACAGAAATTTCTTCCATAAGGAAGTTTTCTTCATATAGACTTCTGAATATTAAAAAAATTTTCTATTAGAAGTTTAAAACTGTGATTATATACCACTCATTAGCGCACATGCAAAAAAGAAACTCTCCAATAGGTAATAATTTTCCTTACATTAGTGTCCTTAAATAAAATATAGTAGTAGATAGATAAAAAATTATTCTACGACCAATAAGGTGTTTTACTTGGCAATTCTTGGCATTGGGATTGATATTGTTGATATTCAACGCATTGAAGCAATTGTTTTTCGCTATGGAGATCAGTTAGCACGCAGAATTCTTAGCTTCAATGAGTGGATACAATATCAACAGCATAATCAGCAAGTAAGTTTTTTAGCTAAACTTTTTGCAGTAAAAGAAGCAGCATCCAAGGCATTGGGGACTGGTATCCGTAATGAATTAACTTTTTCTCAATTTGAAATTTCCCATGATACGCAAGGGAAACCTTCGTTAAAATTGTTTGCTAAAGCTGAAGAAATGGCTAGAAAATTAGGTATTACTGGAATATATGTTACCTTGACAGATGAAAAGCGTTATGCTTGTGCTATAGTTATTTTTGAACGATAATATTCTGCAAGGATAATTTTTCTTAAAAAGAATTTGATAAATAACTATATTTTTAATATTATAGCATAAATAGTTTATCTATTTCAATAGGTATTAGAGAAACAACAAAATATTTTTGTATTTGAAGCTCTATGGTTGTTAGTAATAAATTGCTCATTGTTATGTTTTCAAATATTTGATGCATGCGGTAACTTCACGGAAACCATTAGTTAATAACTATACCATTCAAATATCTCTGCTACCCCTAAAGATTACTTTTTTATGTTTAATTACTATTGACCTATTGAGAATAATAATTCTAAAAATATCGATCATCTTCAAAAGATATTGTTTCACTAATATCAAATTTTTGCAGTATTTTTTAGACGATGAGAACGCAATACTTCTTACTAAAGAAAAATGGGACCGCAACCGTTATCAGAATTCAGCTGGTATTGATATCAGTCTTGGCGTTTCTACTTTAAATAATCCTTAATATTTTACTTAATTACAAATAATATTTATTAAGAATTAAATTTTTTGATTAAACTAAATTTAGTACATGAAAATTTTTTATCATTAAATATAAGAAAATTTAAATAATTATGTCAACAGTCAAGTGGATCTACATCCAAAGACCATTTAACTTTTCTATTTTGATAGAGGTTATTTATTAATGGTAAATTGGCGGTAATAAATCGCTGCAACTGAGGACGCAACGGGTGTGATAATAGCAACTGCCAGCGAAAACGTCCTCCTCGTTTAGGTACTAATGCCGGTATGGGTCCCATTAACCATAAACTATTATCACGTAACGGACTAGATTCTAATACTTGTCGAATTTTATCTAAAAATAATCCCGCTTGTTGATTATCATGATCATCAGCACGAAATAAAATATGAGTTTTAAATGGAGGTAGTCCAGCTTGACTACGTTCTTTTAGTATTTGATTAGCATAGTCCATATAACCATTATTTAGTAATGTTTGTAATAATGGATGGTCCGGATGGTGAGTCTGTAATAAAACTTCCCCACACTTATCAGCTCTACCGGCACGTCCGGCAACTTGAGTATAAAGTTGAGCAAAATGTTCTGTAGCACGGAAGTCGCTGGAAAATAACGCTCCATCTACATCTAATAGCGATACAAGCGTTACATCAGGAAAATGATGGCCTTTAGCTAGCATCTGAGTGCCTATTAGAATTCTAGCGCCACCGTGCTGTATTTTGGCTAGATAAATTTCTAGAGTACCTTTACGTTTTGTAGTATCGCGATCAATGCGCGTTACTGGTACTTTAGGAAATATATTTTTCAATGCGGTCTCTAACTGTTCAGTACCCAACCCAATTGGAATTAATTTAGTAGAACCACATTGATAACATTGATGCGGCAGAGTACGTTGGCTATTACAGTAGTGACATAATAACTGACGCTGTTGTTGATGTAGCGTGTAAGAGTGATCACAATGTTTACATTCTGCGCTCCAGCCACATCCATGACATAATAAAGATGGGGCAAATCCACGCCTATTGAGAAATAACATAACTTGATTATCTACTTGTAAATGTACTCGCATTTTTTCTAATAATGGTGCAGATAAACCATGTATCAACGGTAATCCTTTTATATCCAGCAATTGTTGTTCTGTAGGTTTAGCTTTACCAGCACGTTTGCTTAGTGTTAATTGTCGGTATTTTTTTTGCTGTACATTATAAAGAGTTTCCATAGATGGAGTAGCTGTACCAAGAATGATTGGTATATTTTCCTCTTTAGCACGACAAATGGCTAAATTCCTAGCATGATAACGCCAACCTTCGTGTTGTTTATAAGAACTATCGTGTTCTTCGTCTATTATGATCATACCTAGTTTTGCAAAAGGTGTAAAAATTGCAGAACGAGTTCCAATAACTATAGCACATTCACCGCTTTTGGCTTGTAACCAAACATTGAGTTTCTCACTTGATTTAAGTTCTGAGTGCAATACTTCTACTGGAGCATTAAAACGCTTGCGAAAACGTACAATAGTTTGTGGCGTTAAATTTATTTCTGGAACTAGCACTAACGCTTGTTTACCTTTTGCTAGAATATGTTCTAATACGGTGAGATAAACTTCTGTCTTACCAGAACTGGTAATTCCAGCTAATAACCATACAAAAAACCGGTCATCCTCACTACGTATTGAATTTACAGCTAAAGATTGTTCTGTATTTAAATATAAATGCCGCCATTCATTGTTTACACTAAATTTTGGTCTCCAGTCATATGATTTTTTTTTCTGTAGTCGTAGATCACATAATCCTTTGTTGCGTAATTCTTCTAGTGTAGTATTTATTAGCTGTAATTTTTTAACTTGATTACAATACACAGGACCTTGCAAGAGAATTAATAATGCTTGTTGCTGTTTAGGTACTTTTAAACTTTTGGGAAGAGTACTGTGTCCTTGCTCGGTAGCAACCCACTGCCATAATGGTGTTATTTCAGCTGGTTTTCCCTGACGTAGCAAAATAGGTAAGGCATGAAAGAGTACTCTTCCAACAGGATAATGATAATATCTAATAGCCCAATTTAATATACGCCAAAGGCTATTAGAAAATAGTGACTGATTATCAATTACTTTACTGATAGTTTTTAATTTAGATATAGTGAGTTCTTTGTGCTCTTTAATAGAAATTACGATACCAATAGCCTGACGATGACCAAAAGGAACCAGTACTCGACCTCCAACTACTGGAGCAGTATTATCAGGTAATAAATAATCAAAGGTTCTAGCTATCGGCACAGGTAATGCAACATTTACGATTAGCATCTTCTTATACCATAATCAAATAATACGCGAATAACATATCCAGCATAATCTTTAGTATTATTTAAAATGATTATCAATATTTTAAATTATTTAATGATTTTTTATTAGAAAATAAATATAGTCTATTATAAGTAATACAGTCTTAAAGAGGTTTTTTATGCAAAAAAATATCCATCCTCAATACGTAGAAATTATTGCAAATTGTTCTTGCGGTAATGTAATTAGGATTAATTCTACTCTGGGACACAATATAAACTTGGATGTATGCGGGGCTTGCCATCCATTTTATACTGGTAAACAACGTATTGTTGATACTGGTGGTCGTGTGAATCGTTTTAATAAACGTTTTCATATACCAGTTAGTAACAAGTAGTTATTAGCCAATAAGAATTGATTACTAAAGCAGCATTTATTACATAAATTAAAATTATTTTAATATTAATTGACATTAATTCATATGCATTTTAAATAATTATGTTAATAGATGCTTAACACTAACTTGTATGTTAGAAAGAAGCAGTAGCAACAAGTTATGTGCATGTAAGATACCTTAATGAGGCTCCATTCATTTTTTAATGAGAAATGATTGTTTAATTTTTAATATTATATCATTTAGTAATAATTCTCTAATAGTAGCAATAAACTTCTTGTTTTAAGAAGAAGATGGTAATCTTTTAATTAAGAATTAGAAATGAATTTCTATTTAATATTAAAATATTAATTATATTTAATAACATCAATTGAAATTAGATACGCATCTATTTTATTAAAAATTTACTTCAATATAAATTTATTACATATTCTCTTATATTTAATTTAAATATGCGGAGGAGTAGAGATTTGAACTCTAGAACGTTTGCACGTCGCCGGTTTTCAAGACCGGTACCTTAAACCACTCGGTCACTCCTCCTTATAATCAGGATAAATTAAAGCTAATATAATTGTAAAGATAATTTTTATACTTATTATAGTAAATAATGCTCATAAGAATTTTTTTTATAAGTTAATAAATTATGTATTTTTTTTGTTATTTCTGTTAAGTTACTCCAGCATATCGTCATACTGCTAAAATTAACTTCTATGTCACTGAAGATGCTTTTGGCACTATGTAACGTAGTTATTTTATAACGTTATGTTTAAAACTAATTTTATGTATTTTCTAATAGATATGTGTTTCAAACATATTAACAAGTGTTATAATAATTTTTGCTTTTATTGTTTTTATTTGTTATACTGCTGCTATGAATCTTTCATTATTACTTCATTGAATATAAATTTTATTTTTATGCATATTTTTTCTTACTAGAAAGTATAGATAATTTTTATCTATAATAATTACAGCATTTCATATGGTTAGTTAATATTTTATGTAATTAACTGCTATCTATTTAGAATAATGTTTATTTACTTCTAGTGCTATTTGATGATAATTATATACAAGATAAAAACTAAATTCATAAAATTGTAATTTTATATGTATTTCTATATTTTTGTTAGTTTGTGAGGATCTGTACGACAATTAATTAGTTATTTACGGGGCTTTTATACTTATAGGATAAGTAATAAGTACTTATGTATTTTAAAGGAACAGAAATTAGTACTGATGCACAAGGATATTTAATTCGATATCAGGATTGGAGCGAGGAACTAGCAATAGAAATAGCTCGTCTTGAAGGAATTTATCTTAGCGAATCTCACTGGGAAGTTATTTATTTTGTCAGGTCTTTTTATTTGCAATATAATACCTCTCCATCTATTAGAATGTTAGTTACAGCCATGGCTAAAGCTTATGGTGATAAAAAAGGAAATAGCCGTTATTTGTTTCGTTTGTTTTTTAAGGGTCCTGCAAATCAAGCTACAAAAATAGCTGGTCTTCCAAAACCAGTAAAGTGTCTATAGTTATTACGTTTGAGTATCTTTTTAAAAGATATTAATCGGCATGAGAGGATTTGAACCTCTGACCCCCGACACCCCATGACGGTGCGCTACCAGGCTGCGCCACATGCCGTATTAAGATATATTATCAGTTAATTTTGGCAATTATTAAAAAATAACAATTATGTAATATACCATAATAACTATTAATTGTAAAACTTAATTAAGAAAAAATGTTTTCCAAAACTATTTAAACGTTAATGAAGTCAATATGAGTAATTTTGGGTTTAAAAGGATGATAC of the Candidatus Mikella endobia genome contains:
- the rpmE gene encoding 50S ribosomal protein L31; the protein is MQKNIHPQYVEIIANCSCGNVIRINSTLGHNINLDVCGACHPFYTGKQRIVDTGGRVNRFNKRFHIPVSNK
- the acpS gene encoding holo-ACP synthase; protein product: MAILGIGIDIVDIQRIEAIVFRYGDQLARRILSFNEWIQYQQHNQQVSFLAKLFAVKEAASKALGTGIRNELTFSQFEISHDTQGKPSLKLFAKAEEMARKLGITGIYVTLTDEKRYACAIVIFER
- the era gene encoding GTPase Era, which encodes MNPKKTYCGFVAIVGRPNVGKSTLLNKLLKQKISITSNKQQTTRYQIMGINTDDPYQTIYLDTPGMHIKEKKMNSIASSSINNVEIVLFVVEGIKWMVDDEIVINKLQHISCPIILVINKIDNVINKNNLLPYINLLSKKINFYDIVPICSKNGMNINILENIVRKLLPVSKYQFPKNYITDRSLKFRASEIIREKLINFLKHELPYSITVAIEKFKSNNRGEYDIHGLILVARISHKKIVIGNKGNKIKIISVKSRQELEVILETPVNLKLWVQVKSGWMDNEFTIQHNFDDK
- the priA gene encoding primosomal protein N', producing the protein MLIVNVALPVPIARTFDYLLPDNTAPVVGGRVLVPFGHRQAIGIVISIKEHKELTISKLKTISKVIDNQSLFSNSLWRILNWAIRYYHYPVGRVLFHALPILLRQGKPAEITPLWQWVATEQGHSTLPKSLKVPKQQQALLILLQGPVYCNQVKKLQLINTTLEELRNKGLCDLRLQKKKSYDWRPKFSVNNEWRHLYLNTEQSLAVNSIRSEDDRFFVWLLAGITSSGKTEVYLTVLEHILAKGKQALVLVPEINLTPQTIVRFRKRFNAPVEVLHSELKSSEKLNVWLQAKSGECAIVIGTRSAIFTPFAKLGMIIIDEEHDSSYKQHEGWRYHARNLAICRAKEENIPIILGTATPSMETLYNVQQKKYRQLTLSKRAGKAKPTEQQLLDIKGLPLIHGLSAPLLEKMRVHLQVDNQVMLFLNRRGFAPSLLCHGCGWSAECKHCDHSYTLHQQQRQLLCHYCNSQRTLPHQCYQCGSTKLIPIGLGTEQLETALKNIFPKVPVTRIDRDTTKRKGTLEIYLAKIQHGGARILIGTQMLAKGHHFPDVTLVSLLDVDGALFSSDFRATEHFAQLYTQVAGRAGRADKCGEVLLQTHHPDHPLLQTLLNNGYMDYANQILKERSQAGLPPFKTHILFRADDHDNQQAGLFLDKIRQVLESSPLRDNSLWLMGPIPALVPKRGGRFRWQLLLSHPLRPQLQRFITANLPLINNLYQNRKVKWSLDVDPLDC
- the lepA gene encoding translation elongation factor 4, translating into MKNIRNFSIIAHIDHGKSTLSDCFIKICGGLSHYKMADKVLDSMDLERERGITIKSRSVMLKYKALNGQYYQLNFIDTPGHVDFFYEVSRSLAACEGALLLVDAGQGVEAQTLSNCYTALEMNLEVVPVLNKIDLPSANPDRVAQEIEDIIGIDATDTVRCSAKTGLGLFNVLERVVRDIPSPKGDPSISLQALIIDSWFDNYLGVVSLVRIKNGTLRKGDKLKVMSTGQIYCAVSMGVFTPKRIELAVLNCGEVGWLVCAIKDIHGAPVGDTLTFAHQPADKVLPGFKKVKPQVYTGLFPMSSEDYELFRDALSKLSLNDASLFYEPENSTALGFGFRCGFLGLLHMEIIQERLKREYNIDIITTAPTVIYEVLTTDNKKIYVDSPSKLPPMNNIAEIREPIAECNMLLPKQYLGSIINLCIEKRGVQIKMVYHGNHIALTYNIPMTEVVFDFFDRIKSTSRGYASLDYGFKKFQNSDMVRIDILINGQRVDALSLIIHRNNALYRGKEFVDQLTKLIPRQQFDIIIQAAIGKNILARSTIKQMRKNVIAKCYGGDVSRKKKLLQKQKEGKKRMKHVGNVKLPQEAFLALLQVGKNKKQS
- the rnc gene encoding ribonuclease III; translated protein: MDLTLINSLQKKIGYYFQQHDLLLQALTHRSANINHNERLEFLGDSILNYVIANAIYQRFPNADEGNMSRMRATLVRGKTLTEIAKELNLGNCLLLGPGELKSGGFYRDSILANTVEALFGSVFLDSDIKTVEKIILKWYQTRLTKIIPGDTQKDSKTRLQEYLQRRHLPLPIYMMVQIHGDAHDQNFIIHCQVSGLIQTVIGNGLSRRKAEQNAAKQALKLLNIE
- a CDS encoding TusE/DsrC/DsvC family sulfur relay protein: MYFKGTEISTDAQGYLIRYQDWSEELAIEIARLEGIYLSESHWEVIYFVRSFYLQYNTSPSIRMLVTAMAKAYGDKKGNSRYLFRLFFKGPANQATKIAGLPKPVKCL